The genome window AATAATGGTGTGTAATCGATTCCTTTGATACTCGCGAAAATATCCATGCATTAAACCTCTACTGCGTTCGTCATCGGCTGTTTTTTCATCCATGGTTTTTCCCGGACAATCACTTCAAAAGTATCAGTATTTCCATCTAATCGTTTTTGTCCATCGAAACCTGTTTTTTTCTTCACAATCGGAATCAATTCTTCCTTGATTTCTATCCCGATGCTGTTTCGACCAAGATCCCGGGCAACCTTCATCGTCGTTCCAGAACCAACAAATGGATCAAGCACAGTTTCACCAACATAAGAAAATAAGGTTATTGCTCGGTATGGCAATTCTTCAGGGAATGCGGCAATATCTTTTTCAAGAGGGGAGCCTGGAAGCACATTATTCATCTCCCATAGCGTCATAAACCATTTCTTATCTTGGAATTTCTTCGTATCAATTTTAGATTGTTCCCTTACTTCTTGTGGTATTGACTTGTAGTCGAACTTGCCTTTTTGGAAAATGATGATGCTCTCAAGAAGATTATCCGGATAAAAATACATAGGATATGGATTTTGCAACATAACACCACTTCGTCTGCTAATTCTCAGATACCCATCTGGTTTTTTCCATGTAATTCTGTCTCTGTAGTTGAATCCTGCATCTAAAAAAATACGTGTAGCATCTGCAATAATCGGAAATTTTTCTCCGTTCACTAACATATCATCGATATTAAGAACAACAATTCTGCCATCGTCCACAACCCGATAAAGCTCTTTAGAAACTCGACGGAGAACACCAAGATACTGTTGATAATTTTTGAATAGCCCTTCGTAATCGAATGGAGCATTAAAATAAGGAGGCGATGTCACCACTAAATGTACGCTTTTGTCTGGAATCTCTGGCATGTCCATACAGTTACCGATAATGAGTTTGTGGTGTGTCATAA of Candidatus Thermoplasmatota archaeon contains these proteins:
- a CDS encoding site-specific DNA-methyltransferase, which encodes MTHHKLIIGNCMDMPEIPDKSVHLVVTSPPYFNAPFDYEGLFKNYQQYLGVLRRVSKELYRVVDDGRIVVLNIDDMLVNGEKFPIIADATRIFLDAGFNYRDRITWKKPDGYLRISRRSGVMLQNPYPMYFYPDNLLESIIIFQKGKFDYKSIPQEVREQSKIDTKKFQDKKWFMTLWEMNNVLPGSPLEKDIAAFPEELPYRAITLFSYVGETVLDPFVGSGTTMKVARDLGRNSIGIEIKEELIPIVKKKTGFDGQKRLDGNTDTFEVIVREKPWMKKQPMTNAVEV